The nucleotide sequence aatcaaattttatacaaaaaaaaaaaattaaaggcactCGCGGGAGTGCCGacaaaagtgaaaacttcttacgaagcaagccccttcgggtacacactctatccctcctccaaccagTATAAGTTCGTTCGAACTTATACGTGATTCAAcctataatatataaattaataatatcTGCTGTGTCGATAACGATCGCGAGTTCAATGCTTCTTCCCCATCCAAAGAGAAGTGATATATCTACATTATATACCCATTGGGTGCATCCTATACTATTTATACATACCTACACATAATACATAAACGTACAtaatttatttcggcgaagcgatgacggtcacgaATTGAATGCTTTTTCCCATCCAGAAAGTGTATAAAAtcgctacagaagttttcacttcaaaaatactttaaacactaaTCACTTATAATGATTGGAGTAGAGACCGTGTGGCCCCTTATGCGCTTGCTTCGCAAgctccttcgggtacacactctattcctcctccaaccattataacttcgttcgAACTTATAGGTAGGTTCCAAacaacagtcaaactagtcagaaatcgTCAGCAAAGAGTTGGCCAGTgcgagaacataatacagtcatcAGTGCATAGTTTCTGACTGGTTTGACCGCTAGTTGGAACAAAACTTATATACATATatgcaattcaacctatagtatataaattactaatctctcgccgtagcgatgacggttgcgaattcaatgctttttctcaATCCAAAAATAAgttctatacctatattatacacGCGTTGCGTGtatcctatactatttatatatacatacacctaATATGTAAGTAACACAAACgcaaaaatttcaaaccaataagcctgttgccacatccgtacagaatgcttaccaaaataattactaacaggctttcaaataaattcgatagttaccagACTGTTGACATAGCACCATAgaacacctacagacaataaGGACACTTATAGAAAAGTGCAACGAATACAATTAACCTCGtcatttggcatttgtggattacaataaggcattcgattccatGGAACTCTGAGCCGTATTAGAAGAAAcgaataacgcaaggattgattctagatatagaatactcctcaaatacatatacgacaatgcaactatgcaaataaatgtatcagaaggtctaaaaaaagcaaaataagaacggagagagaagttagatagaggacaaaaacaaataaaacaaaagtgaagattattattatacgtacattataataatatacgtacaaaatttatttcgtcgaagggGTGACGGTCGCCaaaaaatcctttttccccatccaaaaacaggttttacatttattttaaatttaaatacctctatacaatttatattatatacatacacataatatacatacgtacaaaatttatttcgccgaagaaatgacggtcgcgatgacggtcgccaaataaatcctttttccccatcttaaaataggttttacatttatttaaatttaaatatttctacacaatttatatgtacgtacacataatatatatctacgtacaaaatttattttgcggaagagatgacggtcgcgaaataaatcctttttccctatcttaaaatatgttttacatttattttacatttaaatacctctacacaatgTATACATACATAtgcataatatatagcataagcgatgacggtcgcgatgagggtcgctaattcaatactttttcccctatcaaaaaatcgcacaacgtccctaaagaagttttcacttcaaaaacttttttctatgtTAGCCTACGAACTTTTTAGCCCAACTAGTACACAGTATTACCAGAACATTGTGCTGCACTTGTGCATGAATTAAACGGATACATAAACGTAATTATTTATTTCAGAAAATTATAAGTAAACAAAAATACTTTCCACATAATTGTGACTACGTTGCTCCACAATACACTCTAaacaagggcgcccatataaaaatttttaggagggggccaaacgtgaagatgttgcacattacattttgtatatttcgatGACaatatatatacagtagactctctctataacgaacacggatataacgaggtttaGCTTATAatgaggtacattaggtgtcccatgaaattcctattgaactataacgctctataacgaggcatatttggttacaacgaggaaaattgaaatcgaagaatacgtgtctttacctgtttttagcggtgtaatggtcataaataaataaatgccccaactgcctgtacatagaaattcccaacatctgtcttattatcgaggccagagctgtaataaactcggccacctgtaataaacttctgcctgtttatcgaccgatattgaatattataggaaatttacaatttatgacggcgaaatctcattgttcactgttcaggttgaccatcgacacctaataaacttaagaggcatcaaaacatttcaatattattgttgtttgatataacgagatcagcttataacgagataattagtccaccatttcagttctcgttattgAGGGAGTCTAGTGTAGTTTAAACtacctaaaaaacctagtttgaaccctgttgtgagaaattattcatacatttaaatactagactaagtttttaaatggaaatgtcatgggtaccacaaaagttgcgccgctctttaaaacccgtttgaaaagaatacaatgcttgcaaagccctgccttcaactttggcgagtagactaaccatgagtatgtgttgaaccaagtttttactttaaaatcttaaaaaggagccccctttatttttgcagatttagaatccttatgaaaaataagtcacatatattccaaacatttttagaatcaaaatccacaaggaaaagaaaatgttttcctgtagttggctgtataccatcaatcacaaaattggaaaaaaatcctgtgtaaaaggtataaaattttattaaaatcccttagaagggctacatcacaacaaaacgttttcgatttttatataaaaatcatcatcagtgttcgataaactggatgctagctgagccacaaaagaaaaatatctgggtaaaaaccctttacatatcatatagatgccttaaaagtgcatacttcaataaaaagccctgtgatggtcacatggcaaccaggataatgccctaaggtaatgtatacagatttcccaacacgtgggatccaaattgagtcgAGGCAAcaagttgccattaagtcattgaaatgtaatcaactcaatttggatcccacgtgtcgGGAAATCTgtatacattaccttagggcattatcctggttgccatgtgaccatcacagggctttttattgaagtacgcacttttaaggcatctatatgatatgtaaagggtttttacccagatatttttcttttgtggctcagctagcatccagtttatcgaacattgatgatgattttttttataaaaatcgaaaacgttttgttgtgatgtagcccttctaagggattttaataaaattttataccttttacaaaggattttttttttaatttttagaatcgttgatagatggctcaaataaatcgcattttccgacTATAGCGCCATccttcaacaattctaaaaaaaagtTTCGagtaaatgttacttattttttgaggaggaaactcaatctgcaataaaaaacgggggttcctatttaagattttaaagttaactctcaccccaccttcagagtgtggaatgaaaaatcctgtttggtgtcattctatagatttttgaaaaatattaaacacgtgttttttagtttttcatttggaagtatatttctcgagatattagaccgtttctataattttgctatggtatcacgatatatcgtttttttcgattatagcgctatctatccacaattcgcttatgaacttgtttagtgtcatcgcatagatttttgagaaatatttaacacatatttttcagtttttcgatccgatgttcatttcgcgaattattcgacctttccgctacttttgggacaccctgtatataacactcattcgtcatgaaagatcacctgtttttcatttaaataaaattgttctgttcatcataaggtacactttaaaaataatctacttactaaaaaaatacttttgcaaactaaaatttgactatgttcaataaattttaaaaattatttttcagtatgaatttATTTCTGTTTATGAAGATTAGATGGTTCTGTTCGGTGTACACAAAACTTAAtagaaaacaaataataataatttcacaGATTTTACACTTTATCTTTATAGTGCCAGTTCTTAAATacaaatggctcattagtgattatcggtcagagatcggatttcttgctgatatgagtttctttgcagtattataaatgataaaacgattcatttaatttgtaattttgggtgtcgattacagtaTATATTATGTTCCTACGTTTCTAATATCTTTTAATGCTTTTGTTAATAGCACACCGTGACTGtgcgaaatgtgtattatgcacattccatatagaccgctgtcgcagacacacaaacacacagattttctgttaaactattaattacccaatatgtgaatttgttattaataaatatgttgtttccaatttatctctcaaaatgatccaataattttttgacaaaaatacgtttatgtaatataaatttaatttttgttctttcccgaaaagctagggggccacggccccccctgcccgtgtgtatgggcgcctatgactCTAAACATAATCTACAAAATTTTCAGAATTTGGGGAGTTTATTATTGACGACTGTGTGGATGAAGTGTGATGGGGGTAGAGTGTTGGCTGGCAATTTAATAACCCTTTATCTGCTTTCATGATGACATCCATAATAGCATGTTGCACGCCCTTCCGCACTGCAGGAGAGTACTTCCGTACTTTAGCAGAAAGAAACTTGACAAATGCACCTATTTCATCTTGTTCAGATGGGCCTTTGTTGAGGTTTTCCgcagcattttttaaaattgaagAGGCACTGCTCATCGTTTCTGCAGGTGAAGTATTCTTCTTATGAAGACGCTTTTTAGCAGCTGAAGTACCTCCGTTATTAGTTGCACGAGATCTTGATGGATCAGAGCGGAGTCTTAAAGATGAACTGGATGCTGATGTTTCTTTTTTTCGGTGCGCTGCTTTTTTTGAATGCAATTCCTCTGCCAATCCATTTCTCAGTTCTTCTGTGTGTAGATTCTCATTTTCCTGAAACACagataattattattgttttaattttcacGTCATCGGTGCTTAAGATCGAAAACACGTTGTTATACAAGCACCAATACACTCGGGTACCGAGCTTTTTAATTATAAATGCCATTTCAGTAGTACTGTTTTTATTTGTTCTATTTGATAGAAATTACGAGTTTATGTTCGTTGCTATGACAAAGAGGCACGGAAAAAGCAACAAATCCCAAAACACTGGCAAAGTAGCCTTGTAGTGCCAATAAACAAAAAGGAAGAAAACGTCAAATGCGAAAATTATAGAACAATATGTTTATCATCGGTGTGTTTTAAAATATGcacgaaaatagtagagaagaggctaagacaagaggtagaaaaagaactgggagaagaaaattatacaaatgcgaaaattatagaacaatatgtttatcatcggtgtgttttaaaattattattacatcctgtcaccgtgtcacaaagaaaattgtccagtgcaagtacatgtaataataattattacatgtacttgcgctggccaattttttgtgtgacacggtgacaggaaaatacagcgtgttttatatgttccttcatgggtattctttcatttttcctactgtatatatgcaatggtacacgcaatagaaataaaaatcaattacctttaaaatggtctactgatcaaggggttcccaaccttttatgtctggcgacccaccttctgatgttttttcatattcgcgacccatccctcagtTATGATGATATAAATGTACGTTTTTCAGCTACAGTAAGAGCttcgccgcgacccacctgaaatccgtccgcgacccactagtgggtcgcgatcCACCGCTTGGGAAACGCtagtctactgtataacgttgtacgacttttttttaaagagattatggcttttcaagtttttatacttttaacaattttttataataggtataggtaatataaaaataaaataatattattatataatatattatataatattatattattattacataatacccaatataaaaaaaatattattttttacgattatttttgaaatttctcattataactttttttcttctacatttaggtatatattatattatataataaaaaaagcttattttgtttactttaaaatggtgtattacaaaaaattctaggattatttttgaataagatattatttttcaaaatgtaataagtacttgcaacgatttttgattttaggattatttttaaatttctcattataacttttttttcttgtacatgaatattatactatatattgctcataaagagggcttactttctgttctttaaagtggtgtatcatctatatttaaataatggaaaccgagtgattctttgacattttttttacctgtattatttaaaattatttcttttacaaaaattagtcTATACTTAATAAACATTAGttttagaaaacatcactttagttaaaattatttaaacgtttacatttaaaaattttcaaaaacaaagtccatctcttcgttagcattagcttcaatatcttcctctgacacctcagttatctgagttcccacaattagtacccatgcacatgcaccctttgcagaatattgaacaactaattcctatcttcctacaaccgcagctttttgtacatcctttggtacatttacatgctattttttcaagcaaagcaaGCAaaggtgcaggagctttgacagtaaatattggaattaaaccatattttgaagtttgcccggccgagtcaagtggattacctattattaatattatattatatagtattacctataaaaaataagattcaatcataacacacaatcacataaaaaagttataatgagaaatttaaaaaataatcctaaaatcaaaaatcgttgcaagtacttattacatttttaaaaaacatatcttattcaaagataatcctaaaatttttttaatacaccattttaaagtaaacagaataacctttcttttttattacatatgtatataatatatacctaaatgtagaaaaaaaagttataatgggaaatttaaaaaataatcgtaaaaaatataaaaactcgttaaaagtataaaatcttgaaaaagataacccctttaaaagaagtcgtacaacattatacagtagaacattttaaaggtaattgatttcaattcctcttacatgtaccattgcatgcCTAAAGTTgcatagaaaaaagttacagaacaatatttgcgaaataacaaggaaaattgcccaaaatttctgtgagtggcgaactttgaaatcatatttagaaaactgtaaatcctaatgacctctaccaaacatcattttaaagagaaaatatattagttttttttctgtgaagcaatgtctatacctatatccccgtggacaaaagttatgggacaaaaaacaaaatttctttcttttgggtttctttgtgctttttcttttgaatatatttttgtaaaaaaaaagtatctttgactttaaaaagttatatttagataggaaatttaaccaggaacaatttttatgtagacgtgtttgtaccaaaagtgcatagaattcaccctaatgtaacctgtgcccagggactaattcacccatttctcaaaaacgcacccctttaaatggtagcactccgcggttttttcatatatagagattcattgaccatatgaaataataaaaccccgttaacgttgtagttcctttctatagtacataatcaatagcctaataataGGATATCAAAGATcacagccaataaaaatagaagccttattgtatgcggatgacatagtccttatagcagattccATGACCAAAATGCAAAAACTTATGGACAGAGGAAAacgagaaattaaaaatgaaaattaacaTCGAGAgaagtaaaataatggtcatcggcgaaaaggaagaaaattactttatggacgcactgtatgaGAAAAGTTTAATTTCTTCTTATTTTAATATCTCAATAGAAATATTTAATTATCTGTTATCAATGTTATTTTAAATATTAGAGATTATTAAATTTACTTTCTATTTGATAGTATGTAGTTTTAATTTATAATTGGCATTCTTTTGTCATTTCATTTCGAAATCGTGTCTAATACATACGTTGCTTCATTTCCAGTAACTACAAATGAACCAGCGATAAAGCTTGCATTCCGTCTTCTCGTCTTATAGAAAAATGAATTAACAATAAAGCCTGCATTCCACCGGCTCCTCGTCTTATATGGACTGATAATAAACCTTCCACTCCACCGGCGAAGCTAGGGCAAATAATCCCCGAACAAAAAATCTCcgcaaattatccctggacaaaatatcaccagacaaaaaatccccacaaaaaattccagacaaataatcccctcaaatttttttggacaaaatatccccacaaaaaattccggacaaaaaatccccaagaaatatttgctgctgaATAGTTGTAtctatagtacattctttcacggtttttgctgtaaattttaaagaaccgcttggattgacatgaaatttggcatacacatagctaacatgtcaaagaaaaaaagtgatatggtgccgatgtgtgcttttgccttgggggtgactctcaccccatctcgtgggtgaaaacataTATGTCCAAGgcaagtcccgaaatggataaactgactaattttaagtaacttttgttctatagagtttatTCACCAAATAAATactgttcgagttatttgcaagtgaatatgttcatttttgaacaaaataaccacgtttttagacggtttttcgcaaataactcaaaacataagcattttgtcgaaaaaaatattcttagcaaaactacagatagcctataaaaaagtgaaaaaaaaacggtgtattaggtctctatacctagcaaaagcagagttatagcgaatgaaaaataggttcatattcgaaaaattccaaatagaataattcaatgtgaaatatccaaataatgaagcattcttcgggaaaacacattacaacttttttaaagtgtttaaaaaaagatttatttctctttttattacaaaaattata is from Diabrotica virgifera virgifera chromosome 9, PGI_DIABVI_V3a and encodes:
- the LOC114336190 gene encoding uncharacterized protein LOC114336190, with the protein product MEVKQEPINFPEEECEVKIENLDVCDVEPSYSVKTEIKDELEPCSLNTDTESYFVEGNSVDSKTNEFYIEDVKLEEEDKPDIIPIENGRDEAYESKWFAYAAMQSLEDQDTPRQTMVTENENLHTEELRNGLAEELHSKKAAHRKKETSASSSSLRLRSDPSRSRATNNGGTSAAKKRLHKKNTSPAETMSSASSILKNAAENLNKGPSEQDEIGAFVKFLSAKVRKYSPAVRKGVQHAIMDVIMKADKGLLNCQPTLYPHHTSSTQSSIINSPNSENFVDYV